The proteins below come from a single Branchiostoma floridae strain S238N-H82 chromosome 5, Bfl_VNyyK, whole genome shotgun sequence genomic window:
- the LOC118415922 gene encoding peregrin-like isoform X10: MTMLGYDFDVRVFLDNARACKPPYECPTCRRVYKSFSGIEYHLLNFDHSNPESNPSTPMRKGSRKSRHHRSGRRSPSPVDIRSPQRETLTYEQAQRLVEVDLDGRTHRIDITECLEIVTEDEIEEEVENKEIEPNVDNKSKTPIKNNKKEDKLKKDVTGVQVNVGKLPEPSFKQLDDYVEPPDVPARPKAYFRFIEKSVEELDEEVEYDMDEEDYAWLEMVNDKRKGDNMPAVSQEVFETLMDRLEKESYFESQSSGKGDPSSYIDEDAVCSICQDGECQNSNVILFCDMCNLAVHQECYGVPYIPEGQWLCRRCLQSPSRAVDCVLCPNKGGAFKQTDDARWAHVVCALWIPEVCFANTVFLEPIDSIDHIPTARWKLTCYICKQRGVGACIQCHKANCYTAFHVTCAQHAGLYMKMEPVRETGVNGTSISVRKTAYCDVHTPQGWDRTRHMMSEEDEDVPKGMSAKKAKKFKEEKSRQKMRKARKMLAEKRSAMPVVSVPYIPSNNSSSLPTVRVSKIVSRVSLQQKQKFFQRLHSYWMLKRQSRNGVPLLRRLQAHHQSQRNKEWKEESEKHRALKEQLQYWQRLRHDLERARLLVELIRKREKLKREQSNLVQTYQVKVSQLAMEMRLTPFLFLLRRTLEQLEEKDAGKIFSEPVPLDEVPDYLEYIKEPMDFATMRTKVEGHQYRTLDDFERDFELIIKNCMTYNAKDTIFYRAALRMRDQGGAIIRQARRLAERAGYDADSGMHTSEAPKVEEATTLRLEDVDNLLIPENRADMTLEDQLKELLEKLDMTTTIKHGGARSKRAKQLRREINVIRRKLAQQREHREEEVPVEPPSTPKRKKDKEDKSNSDSKSKDDAGTSNGNSNNASPTKTSRGRSKSRKKSRSKSSESEAALVPTSPSVQGGATTDPKPVATPERPNESSTPSTPTTPSTPGVGRRTSVLFNKKAKSKPFQDSVSPSKSPKSPGHKRGPGRPPGRPAKNKKQQNGEHALASIQEGSALLNADQNQATDFSTLRKRARSTSSSSNDSGSQRKRPRVNSTDTFDAETAVPTNKESFTVYRTDTSRPRSSSESDSSSTSETSDTSSSKQSKTGTQEGTEESSEESSGTEGEVIADPNKKGPGRGKAKLLNRTSANLEDESDTEDVPIQPLDLVWAKCRGYPSYPALVSANNIINPKMPRTGYFHNGVPIPVPPMEVLKGRPQVPENEELYLVLFFDNKRTWQWLPREKLHPLGVDSKLDHTKMNEGRKSSIRKSVAIAFDRAMNHRQRVEDGIRDSSNESSDSE, encoded by the exons ATGACAATGTTGGGGTATGACTTCGATGTAAGGGTTTTCCTGGACAACGCACGGGCGTGTAAGCCTCCTTACGAGTGCCCTACATGCCGCAGAGTGTATAAGAGCTTCTCTGGGATTGAGTATCACTTACTGAACTTTGATCACAGCAACCCAGAAAGCAACCCCAGCACCCCAATGAGGAAGGGATCTCGGAAAAGCAGACACCACCGGTCGGGGCGGCGATCCCCGTCGCCGGTAGACATTCGCTCGCCTCAAAGAGAGACGTTGACATACGAGCAGGCGCAGAGGCTGGTGGAGGTCGACTTGGACGGTCGGACTCATCGTATCGACATTACAGAATGCCTTGAAATTGTGACAGAAGACGAAATAGAGGAGGAAGTAGAGAACAAGGAAATAGAACCAAATGTCGACAACAAGAGCAAGACCCCCATCAAGAACAACAAAAAGGAGGACAAACTGAAGAAGGATGTGACGGGGGTGCAAGTGAACGTAGGAAAGTTGCCAGAACCTTCTTTCAAGCAACTCGATGACTATGTAGAACCCCCGGATGTTCCTGCGCGTCCGAAGGCATACTTCCGTTTCATTGAGAAATCTGTGGAAGAACTTGACGAGGAGGTTGAATATGACATGGACGAAGAAGACTACGCCTGGCTAGAGATGGTGAATGACAAACGGAAAGGTGACAACATGCCGGCCGTTTCGCAAGAGGTTTTCGAGACATTGATGGACCGGCTAGAAAAAGAATCGTACTTTGAAAGCCAGAGTTCTGGGAAGGGCGATCCTAGTTCGTACATTGACGAGGACGCAGTGTGCAGTATATGCCAAGATGGCGAGTGTCAGAACAGCAATGTAATACTATTCTGTGACATGTGTAATCTCGCGGTTCACCAAGAATGCTATGGTGTTCCCTACATTCCCGAGGGACAGTGGCTATGTAGACGATGCTTGCAGTCTCCGTCGCGAGCGGTAGACTGCGTGTTGTGTCCCAACAAAGGTGGTGCTTTCAAACAGACAGACGACGCACGGTGGGCCCACGTGGTCTGTGCGTTGTGGATTCCGGAGGTCTGTTTCGCAAATACGGTATTCCTGGAGCCAATAGACAGTATAGACCACATTCCTACTGCTCGGTGGAAACTGACTTGTTATATCTGCAAACAGCGGGGTGTCGGTGCGTGCATCCAGTGCCACAAGGCGAACTGTTACACAGCATTCCATGTCACCTGTGCGCAGCACGCGGGACTCTACATGAAAATGGAACCTGTACGGGAGACGGGCGTGAATGGAACGTCCATTAGCGTACGCAAGACTGCATATTGTGACGTTCACACGCCGCAGGGATGGGACCGCACGAGGCATATGATGAGCGAGGAAGACGAAGATGTCCCAAAGGGGATGTCGGCAAAGAAAGCCAAGAAGTTCAAGGAGGAGAAGTCCAGGCAAAAGATGAGGAAAGCTCGGAAGATGCTTGCAGAGAAGAGGTCGGCTATGCCGGTGGTGTCCGTGCCCTACATACCATCTAACAA TTCGTCTTCTCTCCCTACTGTCAG GGTTTCCAAGATTGTGTCGAGAGTGTCGCTGCAACAGAAGCAGAAGTTCTTCCAGCGGCTGCACAGTTACTGGATGCTGAAGCGACAGTCTAGGAATGGGGTACCGCTGCTGAGGAGGCTTCAGGCCCATCACCAATCACAGAGGAACAAGGAATGG AAGGAGGAGAGTGAGAAACACCGCGCCCTGAAGGAGCAGCTCCAATACTGGCAACGTCTCAGGCACGACTTGGAACGGGCCAGGCTATTGGTGGAGCTCATTCGCAAGCGAGAGAAACTTAAACGGGAGCAG TCTAATCTTGTTCAAACCTACCAGGTGAAAGTGAGTCAGCTGGCCATGGAGATGAGGCTCACGCCGTTCCTCTTCCTTCTGCGCCGCACCCTCGAACAGCTGGAGGAGAAGGATGCTGGGAAGATCTTCAGCGAGCCAGTTCCACTTGACGAG GTTCCCGACTATCTGGAGTACATTAAGGAGCCAATGGACTTTGCCACCATGAGGACAAAGGTCGAAGGGCACCAGTACCGCACCTTGGACGACTTTGAGAGGGACTTCGAGCTCATCATCAAAAACTGCATGACGTACAATGCCAAGGACACCATCTTCTACCGGGCAGCCCTCAGAATGAGAGACCAG GGAGGTGCGATCATCAGACAAGCAAGGCGACTGGCAGAGCGAGCGGGTTACGATGCTGACTCTGGTATGCACACATCCGAGGCACCAAAGGTAGAGGAGGCGACCACGCTCAGGCTAGAGGATG TGGACAACCTGTTGATTCCAGAGAATAGAGCAGACATGACTTTGGAAGACCAGCTGAAAGAACTGCTGGAGAAACTGGACATGACCACTACCATCAAGCATGGAG GAGCTCGGTCAAAAAGGGCCAAACAGCTGCGTCGAGAAATCAACGTGATCCGGAGAAAGCTGGCGCAACAGCGAGAACACCGTGAAGAAGAGGTGCCGGTTGAACCACCCTCGACTCCAAAGAGAAAGAAGGATAAAGAGGACAAGAGCAACTCCGATTCAAAATCTAAAG ATGATGCTGGCACTTCTAATGGCAACTCCAACAATGCATCACCAACCAAAACCTCCAGGGGGCGCTCCAAGAGCAGAAAGAAGTCCAGGTCCAAGTCCAGTGAGAGCGAGGCGGCCCTCGTCCCCACCAGCCCATCGGTGCAGGGAGGAGCTACCACTGACCCAAAGCCAG TAGCTACTCCCGAGCGACCCAATGAGAGCAGCACACCCAGCACTCCCACCACCCCGTCCACCCCCGGCGTCGGCAGGCGAACCTCCGTACTCTTCAACAAGAAAGCCAAGTCCAAGCCATTCCAGGACTCTGTCTCCCCCTCAAAGTCCCCAAAGTCTCCCGGGCACAAAAGGGGGCCCGGCAGACCCCCGGGAAGACCAGCCAAAAACAAGAAGCAGCAGAACGGGGAACACGCACTAGCTAGTATACAGGAGGGTAGTGCCTTGCTGAACGCTGACCAGAACCAAGCCACGGACTTTAGCACGTTACGCAAGCGCGCCCGTAGCACCAGCAGCAGCAGTAACGACAGCGGCAGCCAGAGGAAAAGACCGCGGGTAAACTCCACGGACACTTTTGACGCGGAGACGGCGGTACCTACCAACAAGGAGAGTTTCACGGTGTACAGAACAGACACGAGCCGGCCGAGAAGTAGCTCCGAGTCGGATTCCAGCTCCACCAGCGAAACCAGCGACACCAGCAGTAGTAAACAAAGCAAAACTGGGACTCAAGAAGGGACGGAAGAGAGCAGTGAGGAATCGTCTGGTACGGAAGGGGAGGTTATAGCTGATCCCAACAAGAAGGGACCTGGAAGGGGAAAGG CCAAGTTGCTGAATCGAACTTCAGCAAACCTTGAGGATGAGTCGGACACGGAGGACGTCCCCATTCAGCCGCTGGACTTGGTGTGGGCCAAGTGTCGAGGGTATCCCTCTTACCCAGCTTTGGTGAGTGCCAATAAT ATCATTAACCCAAAGATGCCAAGGACGGGTTACTTCCACAACGGGGTTCCTATCCCGGTTCCTCCCATGGAGGTGCTTAAGGGGCGGCCGCAGGTTCCGGAAAACGAGGAGCTTTACCTGGTTCTCTTCTTCGACAACAAGCGCACGTG GCAATGGCTGCCCAGAGAAAAGCTTCACCCTCTGGGAGTGGACTCCAAGTTGGACCATACCAAGATGAACGAGGGGAGAAAGTCCTCCATCCGAAAGTCGGTCGCAATTGCATTTGACAGAGCAATGAACCACCGCCAGAGAGTAGAGGACGGCATCAGGGATTCATCGAATGAATCAAGCGATTCGGAATAG
- the LOC118415922 gene encoding peregrin-like isoform X13: MTMLGYDFDVRVFLDNARACKPPYECPTCRRVYKSFSGIEYHLLNFDHSNPESNPSTPMRKGSRKSRHHRSGRRSPSPVDIRSPQRETLTYEQAQRLVEVDLDGRTHRIDITECLEIVTEDEIEEEVENKEIEPNVDNKSKTPIKNNKKEDKLKKDVTGVQVNVGKLPEPSFKQLDDYVEPPDVPARPKAYFRFIEKSVEELDEEVEYDMDEEDYAWLEMVNDKRKGDNMPAVSQEVFETLMDRLEKESYFESQSSGKGDPSSYIDEDAVCSICQDGECQNSNVILFCDMCNLAVHQECYGVPYIPEGQWLCRRCLQSPSRAVDCVLCPNKGGAFKQTDDARWAHVVCALWIPEVCFANTVFLEPIDSIDHIPTARWKLTCYICKQRGVGACIQCHKANCYTAFHVTCAQHAGLYMKMEPVRETGVNGTSISVRKTAYCDVHTPQGWDRTRHMMSEEDEDVPKGMSAKKAKKFKEEKSRQKMRKARKMLAEKRSAMPVVSVPYIPSNKVSKIVSRVSLQQKQKFFQRLHSYWMLKRQSRNGVPLLRRLQAHHQSQRNKEWKEESEKHRALKEQLQYWQRLRHDLERARLLVELIRKREKLKREQVKVSQLAMEMRLTPFLFLLRRTLEQLEEKDAGKIFSEPVPLDEVPDYLEYIKEPMDFATMRTKVEGHQYRTLDDFERDFELIIKNCMTYNAKDTIFYRAALRMRDQGGAIIRQARRLAERAGYDADSGMHTSEAPKVEEATTLRLEDVDNLLIPENRADMTLEDQLKELLEKLDMTTTIKHGGARSKRAKQLRREINVIRRKLAQQREHREEEVPVEPPSTPKRKKDKEDKSNSDSKSKDDAGTSNGNSNNASPTKTSRGRSKSRKKSRSKSSESEAALVPTSPSVQGGATTDPKPVATPERPNESSTPSTPTTPSTPGVGRRTSVLFNKKAKSKPFQDSVSPSKSPKSPGHKRGPGRPPGRPAKNKKQQNGEHALASIQEGSALLNADQNQATDFSTLRKRARSTSSSSNDSGSQRKRPRVNSTDTFDAETAVPTNKESFTVYRTDTSRPRSSSESDSSSTSETSDTSSSKQSKTGTQEGTEESSEESSGTEGEVIADPNKKGPGRGKAKLLNRTSANLEDESDTEDVPIQPLDLVWAKCRGYPSYPALVSANNIINPKMPRTGYFHNGVPIPVPPMEVLKGRPQVPENEELYLVLFFDNKRTWQWLPREKLHPLGVDSKLDHTKMNEGRKSSIRKSVAIAFDRAMNHRQRVEDGIRDSSNESSDSE, translated from the exons ATGACAATGTTGGGGTATGACTTCGATGTAAGGGTTTTCCTGGACAACGCACGGGCGTGTAAGCCTCCTTACGAGTGCCCTACATGCCGCAGAGTGTATAAGAGCTTCTCTGGGATTGAGTATCACTTACTGAACTTTGATCACAGCAACCCAGAAAGCAACCCCAGCACCCCAATGAGGAAGGGATCTCGGAAAAGCAGACACCACCGGTCGGGGCGGCGATCCCCGTCGCCGGTAGACATTCGCTCGCCTCAAAGAGAGACGTTGACATACGAGCAGGCGCAGAGGCTGGTGGAGGTCGACTTGGACGGTCGGACTCATCGTATCGACATTACAGAATGCCTTGAAATTGTGACAGAAGACGAAATAGAGGAGGAAGTAGAGAACAAGGAAATAGAACCAAATGTCGACAACAAGAGCAAGACCCCCATCAAGAACAACAAAAAGGAGGACAAACTGAAGAAGGATGTGACGGGGGTGCAAGTGAACGTAGGAAAGTTGCCAGAACCTTCTTTCAAGCAACTCGATGACTATGTAGAACCCCCGGATGTTCCTGCGCGTCCGAAGGCATACTTCCGTTTCATTGAGAAATCTGTGGAAGAACTTGACGAGGAGGTTGAATATGACATGGACGAAGAAGACTACGCCTGGCTAGAGATGGTGAATGACAAACGGAAAGGTGACAACATGCCGGCCGTTTCGCAAGAGGTTTTCGAGACATTGATGGACCGGCTAGAAAAAGAATCGTACTTTGAAAGCCAGAGTTCTGGGAAGGGCGATCCTAGTTCGTACATTGACGAGGACGCAGTGTGCAGTATATGCCAAGATGGCGAGTGTCAGAACAGCAATGTAATACTATTCTGTGACATGTGTAATCTCGCGGTTCACCAAGAATGCTATGGTGTTCCCTACATTCCCGAGGGACAGTGGCTATGTAGACGATGCTTGCAGTCTCCGTCGCGAGCGGTAGACTGCGTGTTGTGTCCCAACAAAGGTGGTGCTTTCAAACAGACAGACGACGCACGGTGGGCCCACGTGGTCTGTGCGTTGTGGATTCCGGAGGTCTGTTTCGCAAATACGGTATTCCTGGAGCCAATAGACAGTATAGACCACATTCCTACTGCTCGGTGGAAACTGACTTGTTATATCTGCAAACAGCGGGGTGTCGGTGCGTGCATCCAGTGCCACAAGGCGAACTGTTACACAGCATTCCATGTCACCTGTGCGCAGCACGCGGGACTCTACATGAAAATGGAACCTGTACGGGAGACGGGCGTGAATGGAACGTCCATTAGCGTACGCAAGACTGCATATTGTGACGTTCACACGCCGCAGGGATGGGACCGCACGAGGCATATGATGAGCGAGGAAGACGAAGATGTCCCAAAGGGGATGTCGGCAAAGAAAGCCAAGAAGTTCAAGGAGGAGAAGTCCAGGCAAAAGATGAGGAAAGCTCGGAAGATGCTTGCAGAGAAGAGGTCGGCTATGCCGGTGGTGTCCGTGCCCTACATACCATCTAACAA GGTTTCCAAGATTGTGTCGAGAGTGTCGCTGCAACAGAAGCAGAAGTTCTTCCAGCGGCTGCACAGTTACTGGATGCTGAAGCGACAGTCTAGGAATGGGGTACCGCTGCTGAGGAGGCTTCAGGCCCATCACCAATCACAGAGGAACAAGGAATGG AAGGAGGAGAGTGAGAAACACCGCGCCCTGAAGGAGCAGCTCCAATACTGGCAACGTCTCAGGCACGACTTGGAACGGGCCAGGCTATTGGTGGAGCTCATTCGCAAGCGAGAGAAACTTAAACGGGAGCAG GTGAAAGTGAGTCAGCTGGCCATGGAGATGAGGCTCACGCCGTTCCTCTTCCTTCTGCGCCGCACCCTCGAACAGCTGGAGGAGAAGGATGCTGGGAAGATCTTCAGCGAGCCAGTTCCACTTGACGAG GTTCCCGACTATCTGGAGTACATTAAGGAGCCAATGGACTTTGCCACCATGAGGACAAAGGTCGAAGGGCACCAGTACCGCACCTTGGACGACTTTGAGAGGGACTTCGAGCTCATCATCAAAAACTGCATGACGTACAATGCCAAGGACACCATCTTCTACCGGGCAGCCCTCAGAATGAGAGACCAG GGAGGTGCGATCATCAGACAAGCAAGGCGACTGGCAGAGCGAGCGGGTTACGATGCTGACTCTGGTATGCACACATCCGAGGCACCAAAGGTAGAGGAGGCGACCACGCTCAGGCTAGAGGATG TGGACAACCTGTTGATTCCAGAGAATAGAGCAGACATGACTTTGGAAGACCAGCTGAAAGAACTGCTGGAGAAACTGGACATGACCACTACCATCAAGCATGGAG GAGCTCGGTCAAAAAGGGCCAAACAGCTGCGTCGAGAAATCAACGTGATCCGGAGAAAGCTGGCGCAACAGCGAGAACACCGTGAAGAAGAGGTGCCGGTTGAACCACCCTCGACTCCAAAGAGAAAGAAGGATAAAGAGGACAAGAGCAACTCCGATTCAAAATCTAAAG ATGATGCTGGCACTTCTAATGGCAACTCCAACAATGCATCACCAACCAAAACCTCCAGGGGGCGCTCCAAGAGCAGAAAGAAGTCCAGGTCCAAGTCCAGTGAGAGCGAGGCGGCCCTCGTCCCCACCAGCCCATCGGTGCAGGGAGGAGCTACCACTGACCCAAAGCCAG TAGCTACTCCCGAGCGACCCAATGAGAGCAGCACACCCAGCACTCCCACCACCCCGTCCACCCCCGGCGTCGGCAGGCGAACCTCCGTACTCTTCAACAAGAAAGCCAAGTCCAAGCCATTCCAGGACTCTGTCTCCCCCTCAAAGTCCCCAAAGTCTCCCGGGCACAAAAGGGGGCCCGGCAGACCCCCGGGAAGACCAGCCAAAAACAAGAAGCAGCAGAACGGGGAACACGCACTAGCTAGTATACAGGAGGGTAGTGCCTTGCTGAACGCTGACCAGAACCAAGCCACGGACTTTAGCACGTTACGCAAGCGCGCCCGTAGCACCAGCAGCAGCAGTAACGACAGCGGCAGCCAGAGGAAAAGACCGCGGGTAAACTCCACGGACACTTTTGACGCGGAGACGGCGGTACCTACCAACAAGGAGAGTTTCACGGTGTACAGAACAGACACGAGCCGGCCGAGAAGTAGCTCCGAGTCGGATTCCAGCTCCACCAGCGAAACCAGCGACACCAGCAGTAGTAAACAAAGCAAAACTGGGACTCAAGAAGGGACGGAAGAGAGCAGTGAGGAATCGTCTGGTACGGAAGGGGAGGTTATAGCTGATCCCAACAAGAAGGGACCTGGAAGGGGAAAGG CCAAGTTGCTGAATCGAACTTCAGCAAACCTTGAGGATGAGTCGGACACGGAGGACGTCCCCATTCAGCCGCTGGACTTGGTGTGGGCCAAGTGTCGAGGGTATCCCTCTTACCCAGCTTTGGTGAGTGCCAATAAT ATCATTAACCCAAAGATGCCAAGGACGGGTTACTTCCACAACGGGGTTCCTATCCCGGTTCCTCCCATGGAGGTGCTTAAGGGGCGGCCGCAGGTTCCGGAAAACGAGGAGCTTTACCTGGTTCTCTTCTTCGACAACAAGCGCACGTG GCAATGGCTGCCCAGAGAAAAGCTTCACCCTCTGGGAGTGGACTCCAAGTTGGACCATACCAAGATGAACGAGGGGAGAAAGTCCTCCATCCGAAAGTCGGTCGCAATTGCATTTGACAGAGCAATGAACCACCGCCAGAGAGTAGAGGACGGCATCAGGGATTCATCGAATGAATCAAGCGATTCGGAATAG